From a region of the Narcine bancroftii isolate sNarBan1 chromosome 5, sNarBan1.hap1, whole genome shotgun sequence genome:
- the LOC138764727 gene encoding histone H2B 1/2-like: MPEQQKPASKKGAKKALAKPAGKAGKKRRRVRKESYSIYIYKVMKQVHPDTGISSKAMSIMNSFVNDIFERIAGEASRLAHYNKRSTISSREIQTAVRLLLPGELAKHAVSEGTKAVTKYTSSK; this comes from the coding sequence ATGCCTGAACAGCAGAAACCAGCTTCCAAGAAGGGCGCAAAGAAAGCCTTGGCCAAACCAGCAGGCAAGGCCGGCAAGAAGCGCAGGAGGGTGAGGAAGGAGAGTTACTCCATCTACATCTACAAGGTGATGAAGCAGGTTCATCCCGACACCGGGATCTCCTCCAAGGCCATGAGCATCATGAACTCGTTCGTTAACGATATTTTCGAGCGCATCGCGGGCGAGGCTTCCCGCCTGGCCCATTACAACAAGAGGTCAACCATCAGTTCCCGGGAGATCCAGACCGCCGTGCGCCTGCTGCTACCCGGGGAGTTGGCCAAACACGCCGTGTCGGAAGGGACAAAGGCGGTGACCAAGTACACCAGCTCCAAGTAA
- the LOC138764719 gene encoding histone H3 has product MARTKQTARKSTGGKAPRKQLATKAARKSAPATGGVKKPHRYRPGTVALREIRRYQKSTELLIRKLPFQRLVREIAQDFKTDLRFQSSAVMALQEASEAYLVGLFEDTNLCAIHAKRVTIMPKDIQLARRIRGERA; this is encoded by the coding sequence ATGGCCCGGACCAAACAGACAGCGCGCAAATCTACCGGAGGGAAAGCTCCTCGCAAACAGCTGGCCACCAAAGCGGCGCGCAAGAGCGCTCCGGCCACGGGCGGAGTGAAGAAGCCTCATCGCTATCGACCTGGCACCGTGGCTCTGAGAGAGATTCGGCGCTACCAGAAATCCACTGAGCTGTTGATCCGCAAACTGCCCTTCCAGCGCCTGGTGCGGGAGATCGCTCAGGATTTCAAGACGGACCTGCGCTTCCAGAGCTCGGCCGTCATGGCCCTGCAGGAGGCGAGCGAGGCTTACCTGGTGGGGCTCTTCGAGGACACCAACCTGTGCGCCATCCACGCCAAGCGCGTCACCATCATGCCCAAAGACATCCAGCTGGCCCGCCGCATCCGCGGGGAGCGCGCCTGA
- the LOC138764711 gene encoding histone H1-like, whose protein sequence is MLIGMGEFWRGQKHREAVVAGADSRMSPPRPLAAFKLLCAAASRFISHSGRKLGKNWYRVADMTETAAAPPVTPGAQTKAPKKKKAAARPKPAGPKLGDQIDQIVADCRERGGMSYFAIKKALSAGGVDVRKSASHIKTSIKRKLDSGLLVQCKGSGLSGHFKAGKKERTVTLAKKAKKPAATASKSRKSVAKKSSAKRPVTKKSSSKKPAAKKSPSKKHGAKKPAAKKTAAKKPVAKKATTKKLKSPPKAKVTKVKATKKVAKSRARPKSKPKAAAKK, encoded by the coding sequence ATGTTAATAGGAATGGGAGAATTTTGGAGGGGACAGAAACACAGAGAGGCGGTGGTGGCGGGAGCTGACAGCAGGATGTCTCCGCCCCGTCCGCTCGCTGCCTTTAAGTTGCTCTGTGCCGCCGCCTCCCGCTTCATTTCTCACTCAGGTCGAAAGCTCGGAAAAAATTGGTACAGAGTCGCCGACATGACCGAGACCGCAGCGGCTCCTCCTGTCACTCCTGGCGCCCAGACCAAGGCTCCCAAGAAGAAGAAGGCGGCTGCCCGGCCCAAACCAGCCGGTCCTAAGCTGGGCGATCAGATCGACCAGATTGTGGCGGATTGCCGTGAGCGCGGGGGGATGTCCTACTTCGCCATAAAGAAGGCTCTGTCCGCAGGCGGCGTCGATGTGCGCAAGTCCGCCTCGCACATCAAGACGAGCATTAAGAGGAAATTGGACAGCGGCCTCCTGGTTCAATGCAAAGGCTCGGGCTTGTCGGGTCACTTCAAGGCCGGGAAGAAAGAAAGGACAGTGACATTGGCAAAGAAAGCGAAGAAACCAGCGGCCACGGCGTCGAAGTCCAGGAAGTCGGTGGCAAAGAAATCTTCGGCCAAAAGACCAGTCACCAAGAAATCTTCCTCCAAGAAACCCGCGGCCAAGAAATCTCCCAGCAAGAAACACGGCGCCAAGAAGCCAGCGGCTAAAAAGACGGCGGCCAAGAAGCCAGTGGCCAAGAAGGCGACCACGAAGAAGCTCAAGAGCCCACCAAAGGCCAAAGTCACCAAGGTGAAGGCAACCAAAAAAGTTGCAAAATCCAGAGCCCGGCCAAAATCTAAACCCAAGGCAGCGGCCAAGAAGTGA